A genome region from Deinococcus seoulensis includes the following:
- a CDS encoding [LysW]-aminoadipate kinase, translated as MIVVKVGGSAGIDYDAVCADLARRWKAGEKLILVHGGSGETNRVAEALGHPPRFVTSPSGYTSRFTDRQTLEIFEMVYCGKMNKGIVERLQRLGVNAVGLSGLDGRIFEGRHKDSVRIVENGKTKVLRGDHTGTVEKVNTGLIDLLLGAGYLPVLTPPASSYEGVAINVDGDRAAAALAVALNADALLLLSNVPGLLRAYPDESSLIREIPATDVEAYLEFAQDRMKKKVLGAAEAVQGGVKRVIFGDARAGEPISAALGGAGTVVS; from the coding sequence ATGATAGTAGTGAAGGTCGGCGGAAGCGCCGGAATCGATTACGACGCCGTCTGCGCGGACCTCGCCCGGCGCTGGAAAGCCGGAGAGAAACTGATCCTCGTGCACGGCGGCAGCGGCGAAACCAACCGCGTCGCGGAAGCCCTGGGCCACCCCCCCCGCTTCGTCACCAGTCCCAGCGGGTACACCAGCCGCTTCACGGACCGCCAGACCCTCGAAATCTTCGAGATGGTGTACTGCGGCAAGATGAACAAGGGCATCGTGGAACGCCTGCAACGCCTCGGCGTGAACGCCGTCGGCCTGTCCGGCCTGGACGGCCGCATCTTCGAGGGCCGCCACAAGGACTCCGTGCGGATCGTCGAGAACGGCAAGACGAAGGTCCTGCGCGGCGACCACACCGGCACCGTCGAGAAGGTGAACACCGGCCTGATCGACCTGCTGCTCGGCGCGGGCTACCTGCCGGTCCTCACGCCACCCGCCAGTTCCTACGAGGGTGTCGCCATCAACGTGGACGGCGACCGCGCCGCCGCCGCACTGGCCGTCGCCCTGAACGCCGACGCGCTGCTGCTGCTCTCGAACGTGCCGGGCCTGCTGCGCGCCTACCCCGACGAGAGCAGCCTGATCCGCGAGATTCCCGCCACCGACGTGGAAGCCTACCTGGAATTCGCGCAGGACCGCATGAAGAAGAAAGTCCTGGGCGCCGCCGAGGCCGTGCAGGGCGGCGTGAAACGCGTGATCTTCGGCGACGCCCGCGCCGGGGAACCCATCAGCGCCGCGCTCGGCGGGGCCGGCACCGTCGTCTCGTAA
- a CDS encoding S1C family serine protease, with product MKRSLSILALTGTLAVGGLVGYELNARTTPATAVTQTAPDTNLSADSRTQGQMVPAASTYDGGRARTESEANTVQVVKDRQDGLVYVSVKESSAGSAQAQLRQRLQQQLPFSLPDDGSGQAQTGTGSGFFVTSSGDIITNNHVVEGASEITVRLHGDKTEYRAKVVARAPDFDLALIRAEGLPAGAARPIPLGDSDQLDVGLKAVAMGAPFGLDFSVSEGIISSLERRVPVGTKGVEQSVIQTDAAINPGNSGGPLLDSAGQVIGVNTQILTGGSGQSAGVGFAIPVNTVKKLLPQLQAGKGGVIQTPTLGVQFTDLSVLSEQQRGQANLPAQGALIQEVAPNSPAAAAGLQGGTTSGLQLNAPSGTQGSADALSTDGDIITAVDGQPISEGDDLRRAIIGKRIGDRVKLTVQRAGKTRTVDVTLSAFSFPTSNQ from the coding sequence ATGAAACGCTCGCTGTCCATCCTGGCCCTGACCGGAACCCTCGCTGTCGGTGGGCTGGTCGGTTACGAACTCAACGCCCGCACCACCCCCGCCACGGCGGTCACGCAGACCGCGCCGGACACGAACCTCAGCGCCGACAGCCGCACACAGGGGCAGATGGTGCCCGCCGCCAGCACCTACGACGGAGGCCGCGCCCGCACGGAATCCGAGGCGAACACTGTGCAGGTCGTCAAGGACCGCCAGGACGGACTGGTGTACGTGAGCGTCAAGGAAAGCAGCGCCGGCAGCGCCCAGGCGCAACTCCGGCAGCGCCTGCAACAGCAGTTGCCGTTCAGCCTCCCCGACGACGGCAGCGGTCAGGCGCAGACGGGCACCGGCAGCGGCTTCTTCGTGACCAGCAGCGGCGACATCATCACCAACAACCACGTCGTGGAGGGCGCCAGCGAGATCACGGTCCGCCTGCACGGCGACAAGACCGAGTACCGGGCGAAAGTCGTGGCCCGCGCCCCCGACTTCGACCTGGCCCTGATCCGCGCCGAGGGCCTGCCCGCCGGGGCCGCCCGGCCCATCCCGCTGGGCGACAGCGACCAGCTGGACGTGGGCCTGAAAGCCGTCGCGATGGGCGCCCCCTTCGGCCTGGACTTCAGCGTGTCCGAGGGAATCATCAGCAGCCTGGAACGCCGCGTACCGGTCGGCACCAAGGGCGTCGAGCAGAGCGTCATCCAGACAGACGCCGCCATCAACCCCGGCAACAGCGGCGGCCCGCTGCTGGACAGCGCCGGGCAGGTCATCGGCGTGAACACCCAGATCCTGACCGGCGGCAGCGGCCAGAGCGCCGGCGTGGGCTTCGCGATTCCCGTGAACACCGTCAAGAAACTCCTGCCGCAACTCCAGGCTGGCAAGGGCGGCGTGATCCAGACCCCCACCCTGGGCGTGCAGTTCACGGACCTCAGCGTCCTGAGCGAACAGCAGCGTGGGCAGGCGAACCTCCCCGCCCAGGGCGCCCTGATTCAGGAAGTCGCGCCGAACAGCCCCGCCGCCGCCGCCGGACTCCAGGGCGGCACGACCTCAGGGCTGCAACTGAACGCCCCGTCCGGCACGCAGGGCAGCGCGGACGCCCTGAGCACCGACGGGGACATCATCACCGCCGTGGACGGCCAGCCCATCAGCGAGGGCGACGACCTGCGCCGCGCCATCATCGGCAAACGCATCGGCGACCGCGTGAAACTCACCGTACAGCGCGCCGGGAAGACCCGCACCGTCGACGTGACCCTCAGCGCCTTCAGCTTCCCCACCAGCAACCAGTAA
- a CDS encoding DUF1294 domain-containing protein: MISPTSFGTLLDFLFRLFVAWQVVWGLVAFVAVWRDKQLAQSREGRLPEATLHRFERLGGWAGSWAAQRLFRHKTRKVAYQRVFRRVCLWWAAAWATLLALVVWI; the protein is encoded by the coding sequence GTGATCTCCCCCACCTCGTTCGGCACGCTGCTGGACTTCCTGTTCCGGTTGTTCGTGGCGTGGCAGGTCGTGTGGGGGCTGGTGGCGTTCGTGGCGGTGTGGCGTGACAAGCAACTGGCGCAGTCCCGTGAGGGTCGCCTGCCGGAGGCGACGCTGCACCGCTTCGAGCGGCTGGGCGGCTGGGCCGGGTCGTGGGCGGCGCAGCGGCTCTTCCGGCACAAGACGCGCAAGGTGGCGTACCAGCGGGTCTTCCGGCGTGTCTGTCTGTGGTGGGCCGCAGCGTGGGCGACGCTGCTGGCGCTGGTCGTCTGGATCTGA
- the ispH gene encoding 4-hydroxy-3-methylbut-2-enyl diphosphate reductase, producing the protein MVERVHLAKPRGFCAGVVMAIQAVEKAAQTESKPVTVYHSIVHNHTVVDRLQAGYGVHFVEDLDGVDALPQGGETVVFSAHGISPAVRERARALGLATIDATCPLVTKVHTEAKKYAREGYTILLIGDSARHQEVIGTQGEAPENTILVGVLGKTGEGLHDPHTVQVPDPQKLVVLTQTTLSVDDTRRTVDILRARFPALVVPPSEDLCYATKNRQDAVKSIAPQVDLFLVLTSTHSSNGMRLLELAEAECGRSVRLETAADLAGVDFAGVRSVGITSAASTPDDLVQAVVAHFRTLNPALEVIEEGEWENIEFREPKKILPTQALPRTQQ; encoded by the coding sequence GTGGTTGAGCGTGTTCACCTTGCCAAGCCGCGCGGGTTCTGCGCGGGGGTCGTCATGGCGATCCAGGCGGTCGAGAAGGCCGCGCAGACCGAGTCGAAACCGGTGACGGTGTACCACTCCATCGTGCATAACCACACGGTCGTGGACCGCCTTCAGGCCGGGTACGGCGTGCATTTCGTGGAGGACCTCGACGGCGTGGACGCCCTGCCGCAGGGCGGCGAGACAGTCGTGTTCAGCGCGCACGGCATCAGCCCGGCGGTGCGCGAGCGGGCGCGGGCGCTGGGCCTGGCGACCATCGACGCGACCTGCCCGCTGGTCACCAAGGTGCACACCGAGGCCAAAAAGTACGCCCGTGAGGGCTACACCATCCTGCTGATCGGGGACAGCGCCCGGCATCAGGAGGTCATCGGGACGCAGGGCGAGGCGCCCGAGAACACCATTCTGGTGGGCGTGCTCGGCAAGACCGGCGAGGGCCTGCACGACCCGCACACGGTGCAGGTGCCGGACCCGCAGAAGCTGGTGGTGCTGACCCAGACGACCCTCAGCGTGGACGACACGCGCCGCACGGTGGACATCCTGCGCGCCCGTTTCCCGGCGTTGGTGGTGCCGCCCAGCGAGGACCTGTGCTACGCCACCAAGAACCGCCAGGACGCCGTGAAATCAATCGCGCCGCAGGTGGACCTGTTCCTGGTGCTGACCAGCACGCACTCCAGTAACGGCATGCGCCTGCTGGAACTCGCGGAGGCCGAGTGCGGGCGGTCCGTGCGCCTTGAGACGGCGGCGGACCTCGCGGGCGTGGATTTTGCGGGCGTGCGCTCGGTGGGGATCACGAGTGCGGCCAGCACGCCGGACGATCTGGTGCAGGCGGTCGTGGCGCACTTCCGGACGCTGAACCCGGCGCTGGAGGTCATCGAGGAGGGCGAGTGGGAGAACATCGAGTTCCGCGAGCCGAAGAAGATCCTGCCGACGCAGGCGCTGCCCCGCACCCAGCAGTGA
- a CDS encoding glycerol-3-phosphate acyltransferase, producing MLFLSALLLLVAFLVGSAPVGHAVLSRSGVNVRVTNAYNLGVENVLHRVGPGLAFVTALLDAAKGFLAILMASSVNSPELSVLAGLAAYLGHLNPPRALYGQTPPRGRGNLVLLGVMAGLAVTGAVPLWVAALPVVVYAGVAGFWGYVTAATLAGVLAFTLAVAALPLGPAAKLAALGLLVAAGWRFKENLGRMLDGTEPRLGEAVPMAGRRSDEVVAAFMIHPMTLENFWSARRFAWLRPLVEKGLISEAGVRQMAESLRPMKVGELQGIRTTDGKSIRCYLLSSPLLPDVFRDNPDLATRRAIEGARLAQELGAEVFGLGAFWSVVGNKGVDVQAAVPDITITNGGAYTSGTIKAAIPGILAHFAAEGRDLKQATAAVVGANGVVAFGIARTIAPQVGKVIMIGRDLERLERSAATLRRAAKDTEIVTTTSYDTLKEADLIFTATSDPNPVIFPQHVKSGAWIFDEGRPADVDESVQAIPGVRVIPGGVVRPPGGMTSHIDLQFGEGQVPACLAETLIIAATGEHGRKSLGPQTLTENINFFVEQAAKLGFEVVD from the coding sequence ATGTTGTTTCTGTCGGCCCTGCTGTTGCTCGTGGCGTTCCTGGTGGGCAGTGCCCCGGTCGGGCACGCGGTCCTGTCACGCTCGGGCGTGAATGTCCGCGTGACGAACGCCTACAACCTGGGGGTCGAGAACGTGCTGCACCGCGTCGGCCCCGGCCTGGCGTTCGTGACGGCCCTGCTGGACGCCGCCAAGGGCTTCCTGGCGATCCTGATGGCGTCCAGCGTGAACAGCCCGGAACTGTCGGTGCTGGCGGGACTGGCCGCGTACCTGGGGCACCTGAACCCGCCGCGCGCGCTGTACGGGCAGACGCCGCCGCGCGGGCGGGGGAACTTGGTACTGCTGGGCGTCATGGCGGGACTGGCCGTGACGGGCGCCGTGCCGCTGTGGGTGGCGGCGCTGCCAGTCGTGGTGTACGCGGGCGTGGCGGGCTTCTGGGGGTACGTGACGGCCGCGACCCTGGCGGGCGTGCTGGCGTTCACGCTGGCGGTTGCGGCGCTGCCGCTGGGACCGGCGGCGAAACTGGCGGCGCTGGGGCTGCTGGTCGCGGCGGGCTGGCGGTTCAAGGAGAACCTGGGCCGCATGCTGGACGGCACCGAGCCGCGCCTGGGCGAGGCGGTGCCCATGGCGGGCCGCCGCAGTGACGAGGTGGTCGCGGCGTTCATGATTCACCCCATGACGCTGGAGAACTTCTGGAGTGCGCGGCGCTTCGCGTGGCTGCGTCCGCTGGTGGAAAAGGGCCTGATCAGCGAGGCGGGCGTGCGGCAGATGGCCGAGAGCCTGCGGCCCATGAAGGTCGGGGAGTTGCAGGGCATCCGCACGACGGACGGCAAGAGCATCCGCTGTTACCTGCTGTCCAGTCCGCTGCTGCCGGACGTGTTCCGCGACAACCCGGACCTCGCCACGCGCCGCGCCATCGAGGGCGCGAGGCTGGCGCAGGAACTCGGGGCGGAAGTGTTCGGGCTGGGCGCGTTCTGGTCGGTGGTGGGGAACAAGGGCGTGGACGTGCAGGCGGCCGTGCCGGACATCACCATCACGAACGGCGGGGCGTACACGTCCGGGACGATCAAGGCCGCTATTCCGGGCATCCTGGCGCACTTCGCCGCCGAGGGCCGCGACCTGAAGCAGGCGACGGCCGCCGTGGTGGGCGCCAACGGCGTGGTCGCGTTCGGGATCGCGCGGACCATCGCGCCGCAGGTGGGCAAGGTCATCATGATCGGCCGTGACCTCGAACGCCTGGAGCGCAGCGCCGCCACGTTGCGCCGCGCCGCGAAGGACACGGAGATCGTCACGACCACCAGTTACGACACCCTGAAGGAAGCGGACCTGATCTTCACGGCGACCAGCGACCCGAACCCCGTGATCTTCCCGCAGCACGTGAAAAGTGGCGCGTGGATCTTCGACGAGGGCCGCCCGGCCGACGTGGACGAGAGCGTGCAGGCCATTCCCGGCGTGCGGGTCATTCCGGGGGGAGTGGTGCGCCCGCCGGGCGGCATGACCAGTCACATCGACCTGCAGTTCGGGGAGGGGCAGGTGCCCGCCTGCCTCGCGGAGACGCTGATCATCGCCGCGACCGGCGAGCACGGCCGCAAGAGCCTGGGGCCGCAGACGCTGACCGAGAACATCAATTTCTTCGTGGAGCAGGCCGCGAAACTGGGCTTCGAAGTGGTGGACTGA